Genomic window (Pseudomonas sp. L5B5):
CGCGGGCCGACGATGGCGTTGAACGGGTCGTGGGGCAAACCGTGGCCCTGGGCGGGTTCGTAGTAATGGACATCGTCAGGCATGGCTCGCGGTTCCTGCTGGAGGGCTTTTGGGGGCGCCATAGTGCAGTGCGCATCGGCTGAATTCCAGCGCGCACCGAAGGATTTTCCAGCATGGAAAAGACTGAGCCCGGCGGGTGCGTCGGGCTCTGGTGTCACATGGGAGCGATCAGCCGATGTTGGCGGAGCCGGTGCGATCGTAGCCATCGGCGGCGAAGGTGGCGGAACCGGTGCGATCGTAGCCATCGGCGGCGAAGGTGGCGGAACCGGTGCGATCGTAGCCGTCGGCAGCGAAGGTGGCGGAACCGGTGCGATCGTAGCCATCGGCGGCGAAGGTGGCGGAACCGGTGCGATCGTAGCCATCGGCGGCGAAGGTGGCGGAACCGGTGCGATCGTAGCCGTCGGCAGCGAAGGTGGCGGAGCCGGTGCGATCGTAGCCATCGGCGGCGAAGGTGGCGGAGCCGGTGCGGTCATAGCCATCGGCAGCGAAGGTGTTGGC
Coding sequences:
- a CDS encoding heme utilization protein, which codes for MKSKLILALTLSVLAANTFAADGYDRTGSATFAADGYDRTGSATFAADGYDRTGSATFAADGYDRTGSATFAADGYDRTGSATFAADGYDRTGSATFAADGYDRTGSATFAADGYDRTGSANIG